The DNA segment AAGGAAACCGGCTACTCCGTACTCGTAAATACGTCATTCAATATCAAAGGTGAGCCCATTGTAGCTACGCCCGAAGATGCTGTGCGCAGTTTCGCCGAGGCTGATATGGATTATCTGGTAATCGGAAATTACGTGGTGCGGAAGAAATAAGCAGGCCGCAGATTGCGTTTTTATGCAAAAACATACATGCGAAAAATAATGCTTAAAGCGGCATGGCTGTTTACTGATTTGCTTGCCTTGCCGCTGGCTTATTTCTGTTATGCGTTTATCGCATCAGCTATTCCTGTTAATGCTTCGCACGTTCAGCCCGAAACAGGTATAACCATTTACATTCACAGCAACGGCTTTCATACCGATCTTATTCTGCCGGTTGAAGAAACCACCACGCAAACCAATTGGCTCGAACTGTTTGACGATTCGCTGCTGCAACGCAAACACCGCAATGCAAAATGGATGGCTGCAGGCTGGGGCGATGAAGGCTTTTACCTTGATTCGTATAACAATACATTTCCCGGTTTTGGTACTTGCTGCAATGCGTTGCTCGTGCCCTCGCCTTCGTTGCTGCACGTAGCGTTTTATGAGCATGGTTTTTCACGAACCGCGCGCTGCCGGCCGGTAAAACTTCGCACAAATGAATACGCGCTGTTTTGTAAATTTATCCGGCAAACCTTCGTGTGCAATGCGCAGGGGCGTGCTCATCCCATTTCATCGCCCGGTTATTGGGAATATGATTATTTCTTTCGGGCCAATGGAAGCTATCATCTTTTTCAAACCTGCAACGACTGGACAAACGATTGTTTGAAAAGCAGTGGTTTGAAAGCTCCGCTCAAAGCACCTTTTGACAGGTTTGTTCTTCAGTACTATTAATTTTGATTAGGTGCTTTACGCTCAGCTTATTGAAACAAAACGATTAGGTGATTACACGTTTCAAACTGAAAATCATCGTTAATAATCGTTGATAAAAAGTATGTATGGTGAGGAAACAACCTACGTTTGATCCGTTCACCAAATTAGAGCCTGTTTAAAATTTGTTTTTGAGCTTTGTGTTGAGCGGATTTTTCCTCAGACAAGGCGTGTTTTGCAGGCGATCCTTGGAGAGGATCGACAAAAAACAGAACGCAGGATGAGGAAAAATGCGCCGAAACAAAGCCAAAGGATGAATTTTAAACAGGCTCTTATATTCACGCTATTATGAAATACATATTTCGGTTCATTCCGGTACTTGCACTTTTTCTGCTTTCATTTTCTCCCGATCAGACAAAGAGCGACGAAGAACAAATTAAACAGGTTGTAAACTCATTTATGCATTGTTTTGAAGTAAAAGACAGCGCCGCATTTTATTCTCTTTTTCACGAAGATCCGGTAGTATGGGTTGGAATTACAAAGGAGAATACACTGATGAAATACAGAAAGAAAAATCCGAAAGAACCTGATTTCTTTTCTGACAGTTATCAAACCTTCTATAGTTCAATCACACCTCAGGAAAAAGAAGCTGAGAAATTTTACAATCTGGTTATTCATCATGATGAATGTATTGCCTCGGTTACGTTTGATTACAGTTTCTGGAAGAACGGTAAGCCGTTAAATTGGGGGAAAGAAAGCTGGGCATTAATTAAAGTAAATGGTCAGTGGAAAATTACAAGTGTTGTATTTTCATACGAGGAGGAAAATGTGAGAAAGGAGAAGAAGGGGATGGCGCTGAAAGGGGATGAAGAAGCAGAACTCCGTAAAGTGATTGATGAGTTTGCTGATTGTATGGTAAAGAAAGACAGTGCGCGTTTTTGCAAACTTTTTCACGAAGATCCTGTTACCTGGGTGGGTGTATATAAAGCGAAATCATACGCTAAAAAATTAGAGAAGGACAGCGCCCTGAGTCAATGGTACAGTAATGGTTATCGTTCCTTTGCACATTCATTAACCAAAAAAAATCCCGTTGAAGAGAAATTTGAAAACATCAATATTACATACGATGAAAATCTTGCAGCCATCACCTTCGATTACAGTTACTGGGCTGCCGGCACAAAACGTAACTGGGGAAAAGAAAGCTGGATACTGATTAAAACCAACGGCCAATGGAAAATTACCAGCGTAATTTACTCAGTAGAATATGAATCCGTTACACCTGAACCCCGGCGATAATTACAAAAGAGATCATCTTGAATACTAATGCCGATAATATTCACCCGAGCAATTCATCCGTAACCTGTCCTCCCGAGCGGAGTAGAGGGAAGACAGGTTACAAACTCATCATTTCCTTCAGTTTCACGGCCTGACGGCGCGAAATTTCAACCTGCTCACCACCTTTCAGTTTTACGAGGAGCCCGCCGTTGAACCAGTTTTCAATACCTTCCACCCAGTGCAGGTTGATGATGTGCTTTCGGCTGGCACGGAAGAAAACCTTTGTACTCAACCGTTCATCGAGGTAGTTGAGTGAGCGGAGGATGAGTGGCTTATAGTTGTTGAAATAGATGCGCACATAGTTTCCTTCCGACTCAAACAAGCGTACATCGCCGAGTTTTACAAACCAGCATTTCTCACCGTCTTTTACAAATACCTGATCGGTTTCGTTAAGCACATTGTTTCTTTCGGGCGCGTTGCTGTTTTCGTGCAGACGCGAGGTGAGTTTGCGGATTGTGTCTGACAAACGTGCGGGTTGCACGGGTTTGAGCAGGTAATCGAGTGCGCTTACTTCAAAAGCGCGTATGGCATACTCATCATGTGCGGTAACGAAAACGACTTCGGGCACAAATGAAATTTCTTCGAGCAGTTCAAAACCGTTTTTGCCGGGCATTTGTATGTCGAGGAAAACCACATCGGGTTTAAGCTGCTGAATGGTTTCTATTGCGGACACCGCATCGCCGCATTCGCCGGCAATTTCAATTCCGGGATAAGAACTGAGCAGGCTTTTCAGTTCCTGACGCGCGAGGCGTTCATCGTCAACAATTAATACTTTCATGCGCTTAGTTGTTTGGGCAGATACAATGTTGTAATTACAGTTTCATCGGAGCCGCTGCCAATTTCGAAGCGGGCGCGGCCGTTGTAAAGCAGTTGCAGGCGTTCGTAGGTATTGCGCAAACCGAATCCGGATTCGGGTGTGGCATCAGGTTTCCAGGTGCCGGAGTTCACAATGCGAATGTGCAGGCCATTTTCATCGCTGCGGGCATTCACTTCTATCCGGCCGCCTTTGGCTAATTTGGCAATACCGTGTTTAATGCCGTTTTCTACCAGTGTTTGAACCATCATTGGAGGCACAAAAATATTTTCGCAGCCAGCTTCAATGTGCAGCGAGTATTGTAAACGCTCTTCAAAACGTGCCGTTTCAAGTGCAAGGTAATTGCGTATGGCCTCCACTTCCTGTTCAAACGGAATTACCTTTTGCTTTCCCATTTGGAGCGTGGTGCGCAGCAAGCCCGAAAGCTGTGTCACGGCATCGCGTGCCCGCTGCGGATCTTCGTCAACCAATGCGC comes from the Bacteroidota bacterium genome and includes:
- a CDS encoding DUF2459 domain-containing protein, with amino-acid sequence MRKIMLKAAWLFTDLLALPLAYFCYAFIASAIPVNASHVQPETGITIYIHSNGFHTDLILPVEETTTQTNWLELFDDSLLQRKHRNAKWMAAGWGDEGFYLDSYNNTFPGFGTCCNALLVPSPSLLHVAFYEHGFSRTARCRPVKLRTNEYALFCKFIRQTFVCNAQGRAHPISSPGYWEYDYFFRANGSYHLFQTCNDWTNDCLKSSGLKAPLKAPFDRFVLQYY
- a CDS encoding nuclear transport factor 2 family protein; translation: MKYIFRFIPVLALFLLSFSPDQTKSDEEQIKQVVNSFMHCFEVKDSAAFYSLFHEDPVVWVGITKENTLMKYRKKNPKEPDFFSDSYQTFYSSITPQEKEAEKFYNLVIHHDECIASVTFDYSFWKNGKPLNWGKESWALIKVNGQWKITSVVFSYEEENVRKEKKGMALKGDEEAELRKVIDEFADCMVKKDSARFCKLFHEDPVTWVGVYKAKSYAKKLEKDSALSQWYSNGYRSFAHSLTKKNPVEEKFENINITYDENLAAITFDYSYWAAGTKRNWGKESWILIKTNGQWKITSVIYSVEYESVTPEPRR
- a CDS encoding response regulator transcription factor, producing the protein MKVLIVDDERLARQELKSLLSSYPGIEIAGECGDAVSAIETIQQLKPDVVFLDIQMPGKNGFELLEEISFVPEVVFVTAHDEYAIRAFEVSALDYLLKPVQPARLSDTIRKLTSRLHENSNAPERNNVLNETDQVFVKDGEKCWFVKLGDVRLFESEGNYVRIYFNNYKPLILRSLNYLDERLSTKVFFRASRKHIINLHWVEGIENWFNGGLLVKLKGGEQVEISRRQAVKLKEMMSL